CAGGTCACCCGCAACGTCGAGCTCAGCGGCACGGCCGTCGGGGGGCTGTCCGAGGACGACCTCCTCGCCGTCGTCGAAGAGAAGGAGACGGCTCTCGCCGCGACCGAGGTCGTCATCGTCACGCCGTCCGACGAGCTGACGACCACCGCAGGCGAAGCCGGCGTCGGAATCGACCGGGCGGCCACCGTCGATACCGTGCTCGACGTCGGACGCGACGGCTCGGTGCTCACCCGCCCCTTCTCGTGGCTCGGGTCGTTGTTCTCGTCCACCGATGTGCATCCGATCGTCACGGTCGCAGACGACGTCACGGACACGTCGCTGGCCTCGATCACCTCCGAGCGTCTCTCCGAGCCGGTCGAGCCCGAGTTGGTCTTCGCCGACGGCGCCTTCGCCGTCCAGGCCGGGGTCCCGGGGTCCGCCATCGACGCTGCATCGGTTCTCGCCCAGCTCGCCGAGGTGGTCGACGCCGGAACGAACCCGATCGTGTTGCAGGTGGAGCCGGTTCCTGTCGCCCCTGCCACCCCCGACAGCGCCATCGCTGCGATTGCTGACGACATCAACTCCGCCACGGCGCGCGGCATCGAAGTGACCGTCGACGGTCGCACCGAGACGATCGGAACGGCCGACCTGCGCAGCTGGGTCTCTACGGACTTCGGCGAAGACGGCGGTTTCGTGGGCTGGACGGTCGACCCCGAGGCCGCTCAGGCCTTCGTCGAAGCCGTCTTCACCGATGCCGGCGAGCCTGGCGAGCTGGGAGAGGTCACCGTCATCGACGGTGTGCCGACTGCCGCCGGCGGTGGGACACCGGGGACACGGTGCTGTTCGCCCGAGGCGGGAGCGCAGGTCGCCGACGCGGTGACCGGCGGTCGTGGGTCGGTGACGCTCGAGCTGACCGAGGATGAGTCCGTCAACCAGGAACTCCTCGAGGAGATGGGCGTGATCGAGCTCATCGGCGAATTCACGACCGAGCACGCCGCCGGCCAGTCACGGGTGGAGAACATCCACCGCATCGCGGACATCGTCCGGGGCGCAATGATCGAACCGGACGGTGGGCGGTGGACCATCAACGACTTCGTGGGCCGCAGGACGATCGAGAAGGGCTTCGTCTCGGCGGGGGTCATCGAGAACGGCGTCTTCGTCGAAGACGTCGGTGGCGGTATCAGCCAGTTCGCCACGACCATCTTCAACGCCGCCTTCTTCGGGGGGCTCGACTTCGGCGAATACCAGGCGCACTCGATCTACATCTCGCGCTACCCGTACGGGCGTGAGGCGACCGTCTCGTTCCCGGCACCGGACCTCGAGCTGATCAACAACACGCCCCACCACGTGATGATCTGGACCTCCTACACGGACACGTCGATCACCGTTCAGCTCTACTCCACGCGCTACGCCGACGTCGTCGAGACCGGCCAGTCCTCCCAGGCCCAGGGCCAGTGCACGCGTGTCTACACCTACAGGGAACGGACCTACCCCGACGGCTCCGTCGACGAGGACTCGGTGACGGCGCTGTACCAACCCGGAGAGGGCCTCAACTGCCAGGGGGAACCCTTCATCCCACCCCCTGACTGCGACTTCGACGAGCGGGCGATCGACACCAACGCGGACCGGTACACAGACAGCTGCGTCTTCGTGGATCCACCCGCATGCGACTTCGACCAGGTTCTCGTCGACACCAACGACAACGGCAACCCCGACACCTGCGAGGGTGCCGACCCGCCCAACTGCGGTCCCGACGAAATCGCCGTGGACACCAACGGCAACGGTGTCCTGGACGCGTGTGAGCCGGCACCGACTCCCGAACCGACTCCCACCGCGGACCCTCCGAACCCCGACCCTTCGGCGACACCGACACCGAATCCCACGGTGGACCCGTCGGCCACGCCGGTGCCCAACCCGGAGACCTGACCGTGGGCGTCGACGACACGTCGGTGCACGCGGACCGAATGAGCGACATCGACGCCGTGGTCTGGGGCCTCGACGCCGATCCCAGACTCCACGCCCCGATCGGTTCCGTCTCGTTCTTCGCCTCGCCGCTCGACCCGGACCGGGTCACCGCCCGGCTCGATCGGGCGTCACGGGCGGTGCCGAGACTGCGCCAGCGTGCCGTCGCCTCCCGCCTGGGGCTCTCCGTCCCCCGCTGGGAGATCGACCCGGCCTTCACGATCGAACGCCATGTGGACGTTGCCGACGGCTCCGCCACACGCGGGGAGGTCCTCGAGCGCACGGGCGACGAGTTGGCGAGACCCTTCGACCGGGATCGGCCGTTGTGGTCCACCGTCATCTACCCGGATCTCGGCGACGGAACCGCCGCCATGATCTCGAGGGGCCACCACGCCCTCACCGACGGGCTCGGCGCTTTGCGGATCCAACTGGAGATGTTCGACCTCGAGGCGGAGCCCGAACCGCCCTCCGACGAACCGCCCGCGCCTGACTCCACGCCGCCGACCCGTCAGGCCCGGGTTGTCAGCGCCATCGAACATGATCTGGCCAACCAGACACGGTTCCTTCACGGAGCGGCACGGTTCCTCGGGACTGCGCTCGCGGATCCCACCGGCGCACGTGACGAGATGGTCGATGCCGTCGGCTCCGCACTAAGACTCGCCGGACCGACCGGCGAGGCTCTGAGCCCGCTCATGACACACCGTTCGTCGCTACCGAAGGTGCGCACCCTCACCCTCGATCTCGAGACCATGAAGGCCACGGCTTCGGCCGCCGGGGTGAAGCTCAACGACGTGTTCGTCAGCGGCACGTGCGCCGGAATGCAGATTCTGCACGAACGTGCGGGGCTACCGACCGAACGACTCCGCATGGCGATGCCGATCAGCACACGCGGCCCCGACGACGACGTGGAGACGAACCGGTTCGTCCCGCTTCGTTTCGAGATCCCCCTCGGCGCGGACAGCGCCGCTGCCCACCTCGAGATCGTGCACGCACTGGTGGCGGCCGCCCGGCGCGAGCCGGCGATCGGTCTGGTCGAACCCGCGGCGGGCATCGCGTCTCGTCTACCCCGCGCCGCCCTGTTGCCGCTGTTCGGACGGATGGTGGACGGCACCGACTTCGTCGCCTCGAATCTGCCGGGGTCCCCGCTACCCGTGTGGTTCTGCGGGAGCCGCCTCGTGGCCCAGTACCCGTTCGGTCCCCTGACCGGGGCGGCGGTCAACGTCTCGCTACTCAGCTACTGCGACGACGTGGCCATCGGTGTCGTGGCGGACACCGCTGCGGTCGACGACCCGGACGAACTCGTCGATTGCCTCAGGCTCGGCTACGCCCGGGCGCTGGGCGCCTGCGACGATTGACCACGATGCCAGCCAACACCCTCACCAGCGACGTGCTGATCGTCGGCGGCGGCCCCGCGGGCTCAGCATGTGCGATCGAAGCCCGCCGGTTGGGCCTGCGCGCCACGATCGTCGACAAGTCCACCTTTCCGCGCGACAAGTTCTGCGGCGACGGCCTGACAGCCGACGCACTCCGGCGTCTCGAGGAACTCGGCGTCGATCCGAGGCCCATGTCGTCGTTCTTCACCGTCGACCAGGTGAGCGTGCGGACGACCAGCGGTCGCCAGGTCAGCTATCCCCTGCCTCGCGACGGCATGTTCGGCGCGGTCGTGCGTCGCGACGAACTCGACGTCGCCATCCTGGACCGTGCCCGGGAGATGGGCGCCGACGTGATCGAAGGGGTCGCTGTCACGGGACTCGGCACCGGAGACGACCGGATGACCGCGACCCTCGGCGACGGACGGTCGGTCCAGGCCCGCTACGTCATCGGCGCTGACGGAATGTGGTCGCCGACCCGCAAGATGCTGGGCCTGGGTGACCGCACCTACCGGGGCGAGTTCCACGCCTTCCGGCAGTACTACTCGAACGTGTCAGACGAGCTGGCACGGGGCCTGTGGGTCTGGTTCGAACCGGAGATCCTCCCGGGCTACGTCTGGGCGTTCCCGGAGTCGGGGGGCCGAGCCAACGTCGGTTTCGGCATCCACCGGGACTGCAACGCCACCCGCGAGATGAAGGAGTTGTGGCCCGAGCTCCTGTCCCGACCCCACATCGCGCGGGTCCTCGGCCCGGATGCGACCCCCGACGGCCCCCACCGGGCGTGGCCGATACCGGCGCGCCTCGACGGAATGGAACTCACAGCCGACCGCGTGCTGTTCGTCGGGGACGCGGCCGCCGCCACCGACCCGATGACCGGTGAGGGCATCGCCCAGGCGCTGCTCACGGGGACGCTGGCCGCCCGGGCCGTCGCGGCAGCCGGACCAGGAGATCCGGCCGACGCCACGCACCGCTACGAAGCAGCCGTACGACGGTCCCTGCTGCCGGACTTCCTCATCGCGAAGTGGCTGGGCCGCCTGATGCGGACCGAACTGGGGGTGCGGGGCGCCGCGCGGGCCTCGGGGATGACCGACTGGACCCGTCGTAACTTCGCAAGATGGCTCCTCGAGGACTACCCCCGGGCCGTCGTCTTCACGCCGACGCGGTGGCACCGCGAGCTCTTCACCGCGCCCGGCGCCTACCGCACCCCGGGCCCCGCTCCCCTGCCGTCCTGAGCTCCCGGCGCAGCCGCACCTTGGGCCGCGCTCGCCTACCGTCCTAAGCTCCCGGCGCACGCGAGCGGTCAAAGGAGACCACGTGAATCCTCTCAGCTTCGACGGAAGGGTCGTCATCGTCACCGGTGCCGGCGGTGGCCTCGGGCGGGCGCACGCCCTCGAGTTCGCTCGACGTGGGGCGAAGGTCGTCGTCAACGACATCGGCGCTCCCCTTCGCGAGGAAGGTTCGTCGGTCGGTCCGGCGCAGGCCGTCGTCGAGGAGATCGTCGCCGCTGACGGGGAGGCCGTCGCCAACACGGACAGCGTGGCGGACGCCGAAGGTGGCGAGGCCATCGTCCAGACGGCGCTGGACGCCTTCGGACGGATCGATGTGATCGTCAACAACGCCGGGATCCTGCGGGACAAGTCGTTCCACAACATGGACGCAGCCATGGTCGGTGCCGTCATCGCGGTGCACCTCGAGGGAGCTTTCAACGTCACGCGGCCGGCGTGGACGCACTTCCGCGAGCAGAACTACGGCCGTGTCCTCTCCACCGCATCCAACGCGGGCCTGTTCGGAAACTTCGGGCAGGCCAACTACGGGGCGGCCAAGCTCGGTCTCGTCGGCCTGACCCATGTGCTGGCCCTCGAGGGAGCGAAGTACAACATCAAGGCGAACGCCCTCGCACCCATCGCCACCACCCGCATGACCGAGGAACTGTTCGGCGACGACATCAAGGAACTGTTCGACCCGGCCAAGGTGAGCCCGATCGCGGCCTACCTGTGCCACGAGGACTGCGAGGTCACCGGCGAGGTGTACTCGGTGGGAGGCGGTCGGGTCGCACGGGCCTTCGTCGGCCTCACGAAGGGTGTCGTCCTCGATGAGATCACCGCAGAGGCGATGGCGGAGAACCTCGAGGCCATCCGGGACACGACCGACTTCGAGACCTACGGCTCGGCCTTCGAAGAGGTGGCTGCCGTCGCCGAGAGGCTCGGCAAGGGCGGCTGAACGGCAGATCGCTCAGCGGCGCATGACCGGGGATCCGTGGTGGGCCACCATCAGCCACGAACCAGCGCGCCTCTCGAAGATGTTCAGAGCAGCCACGGTCCCGCCCGGACCCTCCGCCGACACGAGGTTCTCGTCGCCGGTGACCCAGGCGGTGTCACCGTGGCGGCGCACTCGCGTGTCGGTCAGGATGAACTGGAGCGGATCGCCACCCGAGAAGATGGACTCCCACGACGCGGCGACCGCCTTCCAGCCATGACGCGTCGGCCACCCCGGATGGGTGCACGCCACCGCCTCGGACTGTTCCCAGACCTCCGCCATCGCGGCCATGTCAGCGGCCTCGAACGCTTCGTAGAAGGAGTCGTTCGCCATGATGATCTCGTCGTCGCCGGCGGGGCCTTCCACGGCGACGACGGTAGCCCGACCGGTGGCGACCCCGGGGGGTCATCAGGCACGGGGGTGTCGGTCGGCGACCCGGTTAGCGTGACGTCGTGTCCGCACCGACACCGAGCGGCCGCGCGCCGATGCTGAACTCGAAGAGGATCCGCTCCGCCGTCGAGACCTTCGACAGCGCGGTGGATGACTGGTTCGCGCGCAACCTGCGCGGCCGGCGCGGCGCCGACCGACTCTTCTACACCGCTGCCAACGTCGCCGACCACAGCCTCATCTGGCACACCGTCGGAGCCGTCAACGCCCTGAGGGGGGGTCGCGCGGAGACAGCCGCCATACGCACCGCGATCGCCCTCGGCGCCGAGTCGGCGATCGTCAACGGTGTCCTCAAGTCACTGACGCGACGCGAGCGACCCGTCCCCGACGCCCCCCGTCCGCTGTACCTGCGGATCCCGCGCACCACGAGCTTCCCGTCCGGACACGCCTCGAGCGCGACGCTCGCGGCGGAACTCCTCGCTGATGCAGGTGTACCCCGCGCGTTCACATGGCCGGCAGCGGCCGTCGTGGCGGCGAGTCGCGTACACGTGAGGATTCACCACGCGTCAGATGTCATCGGAGGTGTCGCGACCGGCATCGCCCTCGCTGCGCTGGTCCGCAGATTCGCGCCACTGCGCTGATCAGATCGAACCCGCGTGGCCTCAGGCCTCGAGAGGCTGCTTCTCCGCAGACGCTGCGAGCAGAAGGCGGATGTCGAGGAGCAGGTCGGACACCTCGGACGCCGCCACGAGATCACGTGAACCGAACACGCCGAGGTTGGTGTCGATCACGGCAATCGCCTCTCGAACGCTGTCGACGGTCGGTGTCTCGGTCATCTCGCTCCTCACGGGTTGTCCCGGTCGGTCGGGGCCCCTGTGGGCGAGGGTACATCCCGGCGTGGTGGCTACCGTAGCCGGGCAGATCCCACTGTCGTGCGCGAGTTGTCCACCACCGCCACGACCACCCGGCATGACCCTGACCGACCTATCGGACCACCGAGCCGACGACCTTCCGCTGGCGCTCGCGCGGCTGCACCGGGCGACCGACGTCGGCGACCGCCTACACGTCACCTTTCCGGAAGGGCTCGACCATGACGTCGCGGCCTCCGGGTTCACGCGTGGCGACCTCATCACCGGAGGCGGGTTCCGAGCCGACGGTTGCGACGATCCCGTCGGCGACGACGCGGGCGGGTGCCATCTCATTCGGCTCCGCACCCTCCCCGACACCGTCGCCGCCGACATGACGATGCTCGTGGTTGGCCTGAATCCGAGTGTCTACTCCGCCGACGCGGGTGCGGGGTTCGCCCGCCCCGGCAACCGCTTCTGGCCCGCGATGATCGAAGCCGGACTCGTGACCGTCGCCCGGGACACGATCGCCACGCTCGTGGACCACGGGATCGGGATGACCGACGCCGTCAAGCGAGCGACTCCACGTTCGGCGGAACTGGCCCGCGACGAGTACGTCGAGGGTTTCGAGCGACTCGAACGCCTGGTGACCTGGCTGTCGCCGGGGGTGGTCTGCATGGTCGGCCTGGAGGGTTGGCGCCTGGCAGTGGACAGGCGCGCTTCGGTCGGACTGCAAGATGATCGACTCGGCGGCCGTCCGGTCTACGTAATGGGCTCGACGAGCGGGCTCAACGCCCACCAGCAGCTACCGGCTGCGGCCGCTCACCTCGAGGCGGCATTCGCAATCGGCGCGGACGGCGGTTGAAGGCTCGGGGCCGGCTCTAGGCG
Above is a window of Acidimicrobiales bacterium DNA encoding:
- a CDS encoding VanW family protein gives rise to the protein MAAALVVVVFLVAFTVDTAIHSGQVTRNVELSGTAVGGLSEDDLLAVVEEKETALAATEVVIVTPSDELTTTAGEAGVGIDRAATVDTVLDVGRDGSVLTRPFSWLGSLFSSTDVHPIVTVADDVTDTSLASITSERLSEPVEPELVFADGAFAVQAGVPGSAIDAASVLAQLAEVVDAGTNPIVLQVEPVPVAPATPDSAIAAIADDINSATARGIEVTVDGRTETIGTADLRSWVSTDFGEDGGFVGWTVDPEAAQAFVEAVFTDAGEPGELGEVTVIDGVPTAAGGGTPGTRCCSPEAGAQVADAVTGGRGSVTLELTEDESVNQELLEEMGVIELIGEFTTEHAAGQSRVENIHRIADIVRGAMIEPDGGRWTINDFVGRRTIEKGFVSAGVIENGVFVEDVGGGISQFATTIFNAAFFGGLDFGEYQAHSIYISRYPYGREATVSFPAPDLELINNTPHHVMIWTSYTDTSITVQLYSTRYADVVETGQSSQAQGQCTRVYTYRERTYPDGSVDEDSVTALYQPGEGLNCQGEPFIPPPDCDFDERAIDTNADRYTDSCVFVDPPACDFDQVLVDTNDNGNPDTCEGADPPNCGPDEIAVDTNGNGVLDACEPAPTPEPTPTADPPNPDPSATPTPNPTVDPSATPVPNPET
- a CDS encoding wax ester/triacylglycerol synthase family O-acyltransferase; amino-acid sequence: MGVDDTSVHADRMSDIDAVVWGLDADPRLHAPIGSVSFFASPLDPDRVTARLDRASRAVPRLRQRAVASRLGLSVPRWEIDPAFTIERHVDVADGSATRGEVLERTGDELARPFDRDRPLWSTVIYPDLGDGTAAMISRGHHALTDGLGALRIQLEMFDLEAEPEPPSDEPPAPDSTPPTRQARVVSAIEHDLANQTRFLHGAARFLGTALADPTGARDEMVDAVGSALRLAGPTGEALSPLMTHRSSLPKVRTLTLDLETMKATASAAGVKLNDVFVSGTCAGMQILHERAGLPTERLRMAMPISTRGPDDDVETNRFVPLRFEIPLGADSAAAHLEIVHALVAAARREPAIGLVEPAAGIASRLPRAALLPLFGRMVDGTDFVASNLPGSPLPVWFCGSRLVAQYPFGPLTGAAVNVSLLSYCDDVAIGVVADTAAVDDPDELVDCLRLGYARALGACDD
- a CDS encoding geranylgeranyl reductase family protein, encoding MPANTLTSDVLIVGGGPAGSACAIEARRLGLRATIVDKSTFPRDKFCGDGLTADALRRLEELGVDPRPMSSFFTVDQVSVRTTSGRQVSYPLPRDGMFGAVVRRDELDVAILDRAREMGADVIEGVAVTGLGTGDDRMTATLGDGRSVQARYVIGADGMWSPTRKMLGLGDRTYRGEFHAFRQYYSNVSDELARGLWVWFEPEILPGYVWAFPESGGRANVGFGIHRDCNATREMKELWPELLSRPHIARVLGPDATPDGPHRAWPIPARLDGMELTADRVLFVGDAAAATDPMTGEGIAQALLTGTLAARAVAAAGPGDPADATHRYEAAVRRSLLPDFLIAKWLGRLMRTELGVRGAARASGMTDWTRRNFARWLLEDYPRAVVFTPTRWHRELFTAPGAYRTPGPAPLPS
- a CDS encoding SDR family oxidoreductase; its protein translation is MNPLSFDGRVVIVTGAGGGLGRAHALEFARRGAKVVVNDIGAPLREEGSSVGPAQAVVEEIVAADGEAVANTDSVADAEGGEAIVQTALDAFGRIDVIVNNAGILRDKSFHNMDAAMVGAVIAVHLEGAFNVTRPAWTHFREQNYGRVLSTASNAGLFGNFGQANYGAAKLGLVGLTHVLALEGAKYNIKANALAPIATTRMTEELFGDDIKELFDPAKVSPIAAYLCHEDCEVTGEVYSVGGGRVARAFVGLTKGVVLDEITAEAMAENLEAIRDTTDFETYGSAFEEVAAVAERLGKGG
- a CDS encoding nuclear transport factor 2 family protein, which produces MEGPAGDDEIIMANDSFYEAFEAADMAAMAEVWEQSEAVACTHPGWPTRHGWKAVAASWESIFSGGDPLQFILTDTRVRRHGDTAWVTGDENLVSAEGPGGTVAALNIFERRAGSWLMVAHHGSPVMRR
- a CDS encoding phosphatase PAP2 family protein, translated to MSAPTPSGRAPMLNSKRIRSAVETFDSAVDDWFARNLRGRRGADRLFYTAANVADHSLIWHTVGAVNALRGGRAETAAIRTAIALGAESAIVNGVLKSLTRRERPVPDAPRPLYLRIPRTTSFPSGHASSATLAAELLADAGVPRAFTWPAAAVVAASRVHVRIHHASDVIGGVATGIALAALVRRFAPLR
- a CDS encoding mismatch-specific DNA-glycosylase, yielding MTLTDLSDHRADDLPLALARLHRATDVGDRLHVTFPEGLDHDVAASGFTRGDLITGGGFRADGCDDPVGDDAGGCHLIRLRTLPDTVAADMTMLVVGLNPSVYSADAGAGFARPGNRFWPAMIEAGLVTVARDTIATLVDHGIGMTDAVKRATPRSAELARDEYVEGFERLERLVTWLSPGVVCMVGLEGWRLAVDRRASVGLQDDRLGGRPVYVMGSTSGLNAHQQLPAAAAHLEAAFAIGADGG